A single genomic interval of Prochlorococcus marinus XMU1406 harbors:
- a CDS encoding glycine zipper 2TM domain-containing protein, with protein MKFFYLVLLLCFSPIIKVNATTPKSVTCTRTEYREEYIPGTKSNPGYVKSYEVDVVIPCGGQSKAEKIDDNDCSEGSVIGGILGAGIALSSSRGKDRFWAVPAGGTAGALIGCQVDGG; from the coding sequence TTGAAATTTTTCTATTTAGTTTTATTACTTTGTTTTTCTCCTATTATTAAAGTTAATGCAACAACCCCAAAGTCAGTAACCTGTACAAGAACTGAATATAGGGAGGAGTACATTCCTGGAACAAAATCAAACCCAGGCTACGTAAAAAGTTATGAAGTAGATGTTGTAATACCTTGCGGAGGTCAAAGCAAAGCTGAAAAAATTGATGATAATGACTGTAGTGAAGGATCTGTTATTGGTGGAATTCTTGGTGCTGGTATAGCTCTGTCCTCCTCTAGAGGAAAAGACAGATTTTGGGCTGTACCTGCTGGCGGGACAGCAGGAGCTCTAATTGGATGTCAGGTGGATGGTGGTTAA
- a CDS encoding DMT family transporter: MINITELEKKFNSFNKFNLILASFFFSLMTLCVKNIDKRIPIYELVLFRSLLSLMITLFIIKLKNINPWGKNKQLLILRGVLGTLALICIFYAIRNMPLSISTVIQYTYPIFISIFAGIFINEKITRNIVFALIIGWIGILVILNPSQLSNINVEIQNVSISIAFLGAICTALAYVTVKKLSYTEDVYVIIEYFPLVSFITLSPIVLINWVTPNWNELVWIIGIGLFTQLGQTFLTIGLKNLPASEASTINYLQVLFGSLWGILFFREIININFLLGASLVLLGTIISTSKIIKRT, from the coding sequence ATGATAAATATCACAGAATTAGAAAAAAAATTTAATTCATTTAATAAATTTAATTTGATATTAGCCTCATTCTTCTTTAGTTTGATGACTTTGTGCGTAAAAAATATTGATAAAAGGATACCTATTTATGAATTAGTTTTATTTAGATCATTATTAAGTTTAATGATTACATTATTCATAATTAAACTAAAAAATATAAATCCTTGGGGCAAGAATAAACAATTACTTATCTTAAGAGGTGTTTTAGGAACTTTAGCTTTAATTTGTATTTTTTATGCGATAAGAAATATGCCTCTAAGTATATCTACTGTCATTCAGTACACATATCCTATTTTTATATCTATATTTGCTGGAATATTTATAAACGAAAAAATAACTCGGAATATAGTTTTTGCTTTAATTATTGGCTGGATTGGAATATTAGTAATATTAAACCCAAGTCAATTATCAAATATAAACGTTGAGATTCAAAATGTTTCGATTTCAATAGCATTTCTCGGTGCAATTTGCACTGCATTAGCTTACGTTACAGTAAAAAAACTTTCATATACTGAAGATGTTTATGTAATTATTGAATATTTTCCACTTGTTTCATTTATAACTTTATCTCCAATTGTTTTAATTAACTGGGTTACCCCTAATTGGAATGAATTAGTTTGGATAATTGGCATTGGCTTATTTACTCAATTAGGTCAGACTTTTTTAACTATAGGATTAAAAAATTTACCTGCCTCTGAAGCTTCAACAATTAACTATTTGCAAGTTTTATTCGGGTCACTTTGGGGGATTTTGTTTTTTCGTGAAATAATAAACATAAATTTTTTATTAGGCGCCTCACTAGTTTTATTAGGAACTATTATTTCCACTAGCAAAATAATCAAAAGGACATAG
- the dnaG gene encoding DNA primase, whose protein sequence is MVHSIHPRTIQEVKEKADIVDVISEHIVLKKKGKEFVGICPFHDDTKPSMTVSPSKQFYYCFSCGAGGNSIKFLMEFTRANFSDVVLSLAKKNNINVENLEGPQVEAYKKQLSRKEELYKILRLTKNWFKSQLNNSLGVEAMRYLSSKRNLSNKIIDDFELGFAPNSWNDLFNYLSKVEKFPINQILASGLAISKDNSDKIYDRFRNRLIVPIHDMQGRVVAFGGRSLDGQEPKYLNSPESEIFEKGKMLFAFEKASSNIRKRDKAIIVEGYFDVISLHSKGIANSVASLGTALNKYQISQLCRCTDNKNIILNFDSDNAGILATKRVIKEVESLSLHDQINLKILQLNDFKDPDEFLNSHTREDYFNLIDNSSFWIDWEIDQIFKDKDLTKSENFQSVISLLVKLLSKLPQSSTRTHYLQKVSERLSKGQARLAIQFEQDLRNQVKGFRWHGRSKKFEQPNEISRREKNESEIIFYYLHCPDLRLFIRDEFLKREINGFNTKFIQNLWETISKIEQNNLGLNYLNELKQSNSQITLKEFSALNLISLLPDYLALNNPDSSNKINNFVNPNELFLTLLSNPKDNLLGTLSLLEKYNSLKRCRHLIESWGSQRLKTLENCISILIDNPSSGLSDNNNQEIDDLFKDLNSDAIKFQELYYLERQHINFLDKQRCGDFIAS, encoded by the coding sequence ATGGTTCATTCTATACACCCAAGAACTATTCAAGAGGTTAAGGAAAAGGCAGATATTGTTGACGTTATATCTGAACATATTGTTCTTAAGAAGAAAGGCAAGGAATTTGTAGGGATTTGTCCTTTTCATGATGATACTAAGCCATCTATGACAGTATCTCCAAGTAAACAATTCTATTATTGTTTTTCCTGTGGTGCTGGTGGAAACTCTATTAAATTTTTAATGGAATTTACTCGTGCAAATTTTTCTGATGTTGTGCTTTCTCTTGCTAAGAAAAATAATATTAATGTTGAAAATCTTGAGGGCCCCCAAGTAGAAGCTTACAAAAAACAATTATCTAGAAAGGAGGAGCTTTATAAAATATTAAGATTAACTAAAAATTGGTTTAAGTCTCAATTAAATAATTCTCTAGGTGTTGAAGCCATGAGATATTTATCATCCAAAAGAAACTTGAGTAATAAAATTATTGATGACTTTGAATTGGGTTTTGCCCCAAATTCATGGAATGATTTATTTAATTATCTATCCAAGGTAGAAAAATTTCCTATTAATCAAATATTGGCTTCAGGTCTAGCAATTTCTAAAGATAATTCTGATAAGATATATGACCGTTTTAGAAATAGATTAATCGTTCCAATACATGATATGCAGGGACGAGTAGTTGCCTTTGGTGGGAGATCTCTTGATGGACAGGAACCCAAATATCTTAATTCTCCTGAATCAGAGATATTTGAAAAAGGCAAAATGTTATTTGCATTTGAAAAAGCATCAAGCAATATAAGAAAAAGAGATAAAGCTATTATTGTTGAAGGATATTTTGATGTAATTTCTCTTCATTCAAAAGGTATTGCTAATTCTGTAGCTTCCCTAGGTACCGCATTAAATAAGTATCAAATCTCCCAACTATGTAGATGTACAGATAATAAAAATATAATATTGAATTTTGATTCTGATAATGCGGGAATATTAGCTACAAAAAGAGTAATAAAAGAAGTCGAAAGCTTATCTCTCCATGATCAAATTAATCTAAAGATACTTCAACTTAATGATTTTAAAGATCCTGACGAATTTTTGAATAGTCATACTCGAGAAGATTATTTTAACTTAATTGATAATTCATCCTTTTGGATTGATTGGGAGATTGATCAGATTTTTAAAGATAAAGATTTAACTAAGTCTGAAAATTTCCAGAGTGTTATTTCTTTATTGGTGAAATTGTTGAGTAAATTACCTCAATCATCAACTAGAACACATTACTTACAAAAAGTTTCCGAACGATTGAGTAAGGGGCAAGCAAGGTTAGCGATACAGTTTGAACAAGATTTACGAAATCAAGTTAAGGGATTTCGTTGGCATGGTAGATCAAAAAAATTCGAACAACCAAATGAAATTTCTCGGCGTGAAAAAAATGAATCTGAAATAATTTTTTATTATTTGCATTGTCCGGATCTTCGGCTTTTTATTCGTGATGAATTTCTGAAACGAGAAATTAATGGTTTTAATACAAAATTTATTCAAAATTTATGGGAAACTATCTCAAAAATTGAACAAAATAATTTGGGTTTAAATTATTTAAATGAATTAAAACAATCAAATAGTCAAATTACTCTAAAAGAGTTTTCTGCCCTTAACCTAATATCTCTTCTGCCTGACTACTTAGCTCTTAATAATCCTGATTCATCAAACAAAATTAATAATTTTGTTAACCCAAATGAATTATTTTTAACATTGCTTAGTAATCCTAAAGATAATTTGCTTGGAACTTTATCACTTCTTGAGAAATATAATTCTTTAAAAAGATGTAGACACTTGATCGAATCTTGGGGATCTCAAAGATTAAAAACTTTAGAGAATTGTATATCTATATTGATTGATAATCCCTCTTCAGGTTTATCAGACAATAATAATCAAGAGATAGATGATCTTTTTAAGGATTTAAACTCAGATGCTATTAAATTTCAGGAATTATATTACTTAGAAAGACAGCATATAAATTTTTTAGATAAACAACGCTGCGGAGATTTTATTGCTAGTTAA
- a CDS encoding serine hydroxymethyltransferase: MEFIIFLSKLDKEILELLIKANYIVEENKIECLLNKEIKGLHNFVENKIIICTENAKRKTNYRNEKKLPKKDNFKTELAIRKALRHEATHAIQKCNNNKTVGDIKNLEGKLHQSKRKSLEFSTSNFSGTYAKEVEAYILEDKPKKVKNMIKKYCL, translated from the coding sequence ATGGAATTTATTATATTTTTAAGCAAATTAGATAAAGAGATTCTTGAATTATTAATAAAAGCAAACTACATAGTTGAAGAAAATAAAATTGAATGTCTCTTAAATAAAGAAATAAAAGGACTACATAATTTTGTAGAAAATAAAATAATAATATGTACTGAAAATGCAAAAAGAAAAACAAATTATAGAAATGAAAAGAAACTACCAAAAAAAGATAACTTCAAAACAGAATTGGCAATAAGAAAAGCATTAAGACATGAAGCTACTCATGCTATTCAAAAATGTAACAACAATAAGACCGTAGGTGATATAAAAAATTTAGAAGGTAAATTACATCAAAGTAAGAGGAAATCATTAGAGTTCTCTACTTCCAATTTTTCTGGAACTTATGCAAAAGAAGTAGAAGCTTATATTCTTGAAGACAAGCCTAAAAAGGTAAAAAATATGATAAAAAAATACTGCCTATAA